A part of Paramisgurnus dabryanus chromosome 15, PD_genome_1.1, whole genome shotgun sequence genomic DNA contains:
- the cavin2a gene encoding caveolae-associated protein 2a produces MGEDSSHAERSASTLPREESTPTPPAQDVQDILIPSSGQNPGPSSPVGTLSRLVPKSPTSPTAPGGQVSAITVVALLDKLVVMIESVQENQQKMEKKQAELEGAVRMVQGDVSRLTKNHMSTANSVAKLLERSRKTGINVKEVRERLDRQNIQVKRLEANHTHLLKRNHFKVLIFQEDNEIPASLLTKEGLASLSQDETAPSAPTPVTDLNHSHEEGLHTISLSSDDEEEKGATSPLAEGGTDSLTDLHEEHFPELGSDRPELSRADKFKRSSLKKVDSLKKAFSRSSFEKQINKYVPSEQFQKIKKTLTPNHPKSTSSKSTSFRVNPKTFNINKGRHEDPDAPEQPETSPRDLSPVEVPSLGGPDGELHLPELHSTEEKKNGDEHHSPSSPGSADGGDLENGPSEEEAEKHSGEADGAVKHEENGEVEEDEEKEPRSVEAASPPATVEQTS; encoded by the exons ATGGGTGAGGACTCCTCTCATGCTGAGCGTAGCGCGTCCACCCTACCTAGGGAGGAAAGCACCCCGACCCCTCCAGCACAGGATGTTCAGGATATCCTCATTCCGAGCTCCGGCCAGAACCCGGGTCCCTCTTCACCTGTCGGCACCCTCTCGCGTCTGGTCCCCAAATCCCCAACTAGCCCCACGGCACCTGGAGGCCAGGTCAGTGCCATCACGGTGGTTGCTCTGCTCGACAAGCTGGTGGTCATGATCGAGTCGGTGCAGGAGAACCAGCAGAAGATGGAAAAGAAACAGGCAGAGCTGGAGGGGGCGGTGAGGATGGTGCAGGGCGATGTGTCCCGGCTTACCAAAAACCACATGTCCACGGCAAACAGCGTGGCCAAGCTGCTTGAGCGCTCGCGCAAGACTGGCATCAATGTGAAGGAGGTGCGGGAGCGTCTGGACAGACAGAACATCCAGGTGAAGCGTCTGGAAGCCAACCACACCCATTTGCTGAAGAGGAACCACTTTAAAGTTCTCATCTTTCAG GAGGACAATGAAATCCCAGCAAGTCTGCTCACTAAAGAGGGCTTGGCCTCCCTCTCTCAGGATGAGACAGCACCATCTGCACCAACTCCAGTCACTGATTTAAACCACTCTCATGAGGAAGGCCTACACACCATCAGTCTGTCCTCTGATGATGAGGAAGAAAAGGGAGCAACGAGCCCTTTAGCAGAAGGTGGCACAGACTCCCTGACAGATCTGCATGAGGAGCATTTCCCAGAACTGGGAAGTGATCGGCCGGAGCTTTCTCGTGCAGACAAGTTCAAGCGCTCCAGTCTGAAGAAGGTGGATAGTCTAAAAAAAGCTTTCTCACGAAGCAGCTTTGAGAAGCAGATCAACAAGTATGTGCCTTCAGAACAATTTCAGAAGATAAAGAAAACCCTCACCCCCAATCACCCGAAGAGCACCTCTTCCAAGAGCACGTCCTTCCGTGTCAATCCAAAGACATTCAACATCAATAAGGGACGACATGAAGATCCTGATGCCCCTGAGCAGCCTGAGACCTCACCCAGAGATCTCAGCCCAGTGGAGGTTCCCTCCTTAGGGGGACCTGATGGTGAGCTGCACTTGCCTGAGTTACACTCCACAGAGgagaaaaaaaatggagacGAGCATCACAGCCCATCAAGCCCAGGCAGCGCGGATGGTGGAGATCTTGAGAATGGTCCCTCTGAAGAAGAAGCAGAGAAACATAGCGGTGAAGCTGATGGTGCTGTAAAACATGAGGAAAATGGTGAGGTGGAGGAGGATGAG